The Triticum aestivum cultivar Chinese Spring chromosome 6D, IWGSC CS RefSeq v2.1, whole genome shotgun sequence genomic sequence ggtgcttatttgtacaggtcAGATATTTAAttaggcgtctctcctgtagaaataggcactggTGCTTTAGAAAATCCCAGTTTgtttttctaagcacctccctaGATAAGCACCtaacattgtacaaggccttagtgaTTTGATCTTTTGGCATTTGGCAACACTCCAACTCCCAACTCGTCATCCTCATATCCCTAAACCGTGCTCAAGAACACATGCGGAGAATGTATCAAGCACACCCATACATTGTAGACTCATGCTAAATTCGTCACGTATTGTCCTTTGTAATTGAAAGCAGTGCAACATAGCACTTGGTATGATACCCAAAAACACTATTGGAATTGCTTTTGTCATGGTTTTTTGTATCTCCTGCAAATCCACATTTAAAAAACCTTGCCAAGGTGTGGATGGTATCTAGTGAATCGGCAAAATTAAAAAGGGTCATTTCAAGATTTTGGTTCCTCACCCTCTATGTATGCTGAATGAGAACAACTACCTAGAATTGTCTAAGTGAATGTTCATTCATACAATCTATGTATATGCATGTAGTGTGACATATCCACtgtatcaaaaataaataaagtacAATACTAATCAGTTAACTGTCGATTATATTTTATAAGTGATTGGCATGTAAAGCCATCTACAGTGACAGAATAAATGTTCCAAATTAAATAGTGGCTACTTTTGGCCATCTTGTTGACTAGATGATTGCTATATATTGCTACTGAAAGTGCCATATGAACAATAATATTTCAATACTTTTTTGGTACTTAACTGTCAAAGGGATCATATAATTAATACCGGCAATTGATTGTGGCATGATGGGTGCATTATCAGTTAATCACTCGGTTCACAGATTCTTGTGTGCACAATgttgttttttcctttttgggcCAGTCCAGTTATCAGCCACTTACGGCCAATCAGTAGCCGTTTTCCAGAGGGAAAATAATGTATGGGCAAGAAGAAATAGGCATAGGCCTCTATGGTGCAAATACAATTTTGTACGTGGATGCGCACCGCACACACGTATGGCGACCCTTGGCGGTGGAGTATAAGTGACACGTACGACTATATATAAACACGACACGCACTGCCAAAAGCAGGCGCACAAGCCCCACAAGCACTCCATCATATATATCTGAACTGCTTCTAGCCATAGTCACTTATTGATAGAATAGTTAATTTCTTACTAGGACTCATACTGGGACTTCATCATATATATTCAGACTGCTTCTAGCCATAACCACCTCTTGAGAGAACAATTAATTTCTTACCCGAGATTCCACCTTGCCATATGGGGAGTCTATGTGGCAATTGATAAGGTCAAGCCAAGTCAACAAAAGTCTAACTAACAAATCATGGTAAAAAATTCAAAGTATGAAAGAAGAATAAAAGAGGCAAAGTCAAAAATATTTCTAAAAGCGGAGAATCCCAAATGAACGAGAGGATCATGAAGATATATGCCCACAACAATGGGGTGGAGGAACGAGAGGCTTGGAACGATGTTTAGAAGAAAAATAATGGATAATACATATACCAAAACTTCCATTGAATTGGGTTGATAATCAAGCGGCATAGAAAACAAGAATAAGATAATATAGTGTGGAAGTGGAACCATATGAAGGCATTAGTCATGAAATTATACCCATTGAAAAATACTACCACCTATAGTGGGGTGAGAAATCTCTCAAGAACAGTATTCCGTGAAGATATAGACCGATGAATGAGGAACAAATGAATGATCAATGTGAAAAGTATCACTGCTTTTGGTCTTTTGTTATTTCTCCGTAGCTAGATCCCGATACACTTTAATAGATATATTTCTAAAAAAATGTGGTCAACTTGTGCAAATGTGCGGTTTACCGTGCTAGTTTTCAAAGTTCTAGCATCTATGTTTGTTAGTGTGCAAGTACTTGCCAGAAAAATTGTGTTATGGTTACTCATTTCAACATATATTTTTTGGTGTTATGCTACTGCTTTATAAGTCTTTTCATATATTCATATTTATTAATTTATTCATGATGATGTTAAAACGCCATTCAACGTTCAAGCACCTATGTTTGTTAGTGGTCAAGTACTTGCCAGAAAAATTGTGTTATGGTACTCATTTCAACATATATTTTTTCTGTGTTATGGTACTGCCTTATAAGTCTTCTCTTATATGCACATTTATTTATGTTTTCACGATGATGTTAAAGCGCTATTGGCAATTGCTTTTGCCGACTTTTTTTTATCTCCCGCAATAGTTTTAAAACCTTGCGAAGTTGTGGATGGTATCTAATGAATCTCCCGCAATAGTTTTAAAACCTTGCAAAGGTGTGGATGGTATGCCCAATGAGATATCTTGTGATCTACAAAAGTGATATCCTGTGAGTAGGAGCTGGTTCATAAATAGAACACCTACCCAAAATTGTGTAAGTAAATGTGCGTTCGTATGGTATGTATTCATGTGTTGTGACGTCTCCACTAAATAAAGTACAATACGAAGTAGTTAACTTTTTTctaaaaggaggatgacccccggcttgATGGATGCAGctatttttattaattattcacaaagactttacaaagtaatacatcagtaagtctgaagccaccatcttgacaacatctgttgctactcctatccacttgatgaaggggtgcctaTTGTCCAGGCCGAATACCAAACTGACCACGCACCAAAGCCTAGCATTTAAAGCCAGAGGCCACAACCAAGCCGCATTGCTGGGTCTGGGGCCCACGCAAGCTCGACACACTCTTAGAGGCTGCCGCCCCACCATCTTCTACCGATACATCTTCAGAATAGGTACTAGCGtatcgaccttgccaggcctagCGCCGACGCCACCAAAGTGCCAGACAATGCCACCTACCTACACGCATCCATCATCACACATCCGTCGCCGAGACACTGTCGCGCCATCCCGCCGAGACTCTACGGTCGTGGATGCGTCACATGGAACGCTGCTCCACCGCTGGGACCATCCACTGGTCCCTCAAGCCAATGCACACGTCTAAGAATGACGCCCCCACGGGAGGAATGACACCTGAGTGTCGCCATCATCTGATCGAAGGATCAAGGGTTTCCCCTAGAGGTAGTGGAAGGACGCGGGGATTTTACTTTGATGATGCCTCCGAGAAGGATAATGCCAAGGGCGTCACCATCACCGGCTCCGGCCACCGGCGGTAgacaaggttttcacccggatcttgTCCCATGAGCATCCATCCGACATCTTGCGCATCGGCCGGGCCACCTTCAAACCCCAGATCTAGCCTCCTAGATCCAGCTGCCACCCCACCTCGCCAAACCGCGAGAGCCGCCGGGAAGGATCCCGTGTGTGCTCGTCACTGTCATTGATCCGATCTAATCAGGAGCCAAAGCCACCATCACCAGCGGAATTCCGCCTAGGCCAGGGACATCACCATGCCATGTCGCCGCGGGTCGCCTGAGCTTCATCCGCTAGCACTTTCCAGGCTCTCTGCCCTAGGATCCAGGCCAGGAGAGACCAGGAGACGCAAACATGCACCCGACCTGATTTTGCCACCGCTCAGACCTCCACGGCCCCGCCGTCTCGCCACTAGGCAGCCACGCCGCCGCCCAAAGCCGCCGCCTGGAGCACGCCGTCATGCCACCATGGACCAGATCGCGGCCACACCGTCTCGCATGAGGAGATCCCGCCCCACCCTCTCCGACGCGAGCCAGGGAGGAGAAACCCCGCCACCGCCGTTGGCCGCAGGGCTTAGCCCAGTGtcgtcctccggcggcggcggagggaaggggcagaggtggtggtgaccctggtggctagggtttgaggagccGCCCGAGCTCAGATGCTCCCGAAATCATCGGCGGCTGTTCTTACAGTGAGATAGAAGATTGTCGATTATATATTTTAAAAGTGATTGCCATGTAAAACATCTACAATGACATAGAAGAAATGTTCTAAATAAATAGCGGCTACTTCAGCCCATATTTTCTTGAATACACATGAGTGTGCGTACTATATAATAAAGAAGAGGATGGGGTAAAGAGCCCCTCCACGGCAGTGTTACAAGCTTATAATTACATGAACACTACCACCACATCCACTCCTCTACTCATGCTAACTTGCCGCGGTAACCCACCCTTCCACATCGCTAAAGAACGTAATAAGCTCCCCTTTGAGAAGTCCTGCCTGCTTCCACATGCGACCCTCCTGACTGATCCTGAGAATGACAGAGTTCTTACATGGTGTGGCTCCCTCAAAGATAATTGCGTTGCGGTGCTTCCAAATCTCCCACATGACTAGAATGATCAGAGCATTAGTCGTCCTCTTGTATTGCCCGCTTGTGCCCCTGCCTGCACACCACTCCGAGAAGCTTTGATTTGACGTTGGCATCCAATCCAGCTTGCCCAAAGAGTGGAGTATCGCAGTCCAAACCTCATGTGCAAACATGCGGTGAAGTAGTAGGTGGCTTATGCTTTCCTCCTCCTGCTGCACAGTGGGCATCGCTCCTGATGGTCCAGCCCACGTCGTACTAGACGATCAGAGGTCCAACATCTATTTTGAATGGCTAGCAGGCGAAGAAACGGCAGTGTAGCGGCGCTTTGGATCTCCATGTGAATTCCGCTGTTGGGGTTACCTCTCTTCCCCAGAACTTTGCGGCGTAGGCAGTCCTCATCGAGAAAGAACCGCTTGTCTCCCAGGCCCAGCTCACTTCATCTTGCTTAAAATGGTCCAGTTCTACTCTGGCGGTCCACGCCCACAATCTGTGGTACTCATTCAGGATGGGTTCAGTCATTTCAGGTCCAATCTCTCTTGCCCGAGTAGCATCATGCATGGCCTGGGCTACTGTGCAGGAGGAGCGCACCCTGGTGCTCACCCGAGCATAGATGGCCGGCGCCAGATCGGCCACTCGGTATCCATCCAACCATTTATCCTCCCAAAAGAGGGTGTTCTGCCCATTGCCAAGTACCGATCTAGTTGCCGATCTGAATAGTTTTGTTGATGCCTCCGGCACCCTTATTTGGAACTCAGCCCATGGCCTTGTGATTTCAGCAGCCACATCCAGCGAGCCTACATCGCGATATTCAGCCACTTCATTAGATTAGGAAGGCCCAGCCCTCCGGCCCACTTTGGCGAGCACGCTTGTTCCCCGGCAACTATGCAATGTTCTCCAGCAGCCTGCACCTCGGCACGCCATAAAAATCGACGACAAATCTTGTTCATCGAAGCAAGTGTTTTTTGCGGCAAGTCAAGGGCAAGCATTGCGTGTAAGGGGATCGCGCAGAGAACCGACTGTATCAGCAATAAACGTCCAGTCTTAGGCATCTTTCTGCCCATATTGTTTGTGTTGATTAAATGACTGTTATATATTGCTACCAAAAGTGCCATCTCACCAATAAGATTTCAATACTTTGGTGGTACTTAACTTTCAAAAGGATCCTATAATTAATACCAGCTCTTGATTGTGGCATGATGGGTGCATTATCGCTGAATCGTTCGGTTCACAAATTCTTCGTGTGCGCAATTTTGCCTTTTCTTTTCGGGCTAATCCACTAATCATTAGCTGTTTTCCGGAATGAAAATAATGTACGGGCAAGAAGaaatgagtaatgctacacctacataataATAGCAACGTAATTAACGTAATGAACATCATGGCAGTTTGTGGTTGGAGGTGGCGGAGGACCCTCCCTGaaattaagggggggggggggggggggggggggagttagtTGGAACTTTACGTAAAAACGTTTCGTAGGTCTAGGATTATTGAGAAGAAATAGTCATAGGCTTCTGTGGTGCAAAAACAAATTTGTACGTGGGTGCCCACGGTGCACACGTACGGCGAGCCTTGGCAGTTGAGAGAATAGTGACACGTACGACTATATATACACTCCTGCTGTGAACCTATTGCGACGGATCTTTAGTGTCCTTTAGCACACCATCCATCCGTTCTTGGCCGTAGCGATGGGGAGCGTAGCACCTGAGGCTCTGTTGCCACTGGACCCCGAGACATTTGCTGCGGAGTCGCGCGAGGTGGTGGACTTCCTCGACGGCTACTACCGCAACGTCGAGAGGTACCCTGTCCGGTCCGACGTGGAGCCAGGGCGCCTCCGTGCGCTTCTTCCAAAGGCAGCGCCCAAGAACGGCGAGCCGATGGACGCGATACTGGAGGACGTGCAGCGGCACATCGTTCCGGGGCTGACACACTGGCAGAGCCCCAACTTCTTCGCGTACTACCCCGGCAATGCGAGCACGGCCGGGTTCGCCGGCGAGATGCTCTCCGCCGGGCTCAACGTTGTCCCGTTCACGTGGGCTGCCTCGCCGGCCGCGACCGAGCTCGAGGGCATCGTGGTGGACTGGATGGCAAAGCTGGTGGGCCTCCCTGAACGCTTCCTCTtctctggtggcggcggcggcgtgctacaCGGGAGCACCTGCGAGGCCGTGGTGTGCACGCTGGCGGCTGCGCGCCATCGCGCGTTGAGCAGGCTCGGCGGCCATGAGGGCATCCTGAGGCTGGTGGTCTATGCCTCGGACCAGAGCCACTCCACCTTTCAGAAGGGTGCGAGGATCGTGGGGATCCCGCCATCCAACTTCCGTGTCATTCCAACATCGGTGGCATCGGGCTACGGCCTCACCGGTGATGGTGTCCGCGACGCGGTGGAAGCCGACATTGCCAGCGGCCTTGTGCCGCTGTACCTGTGCGCCACCGTCGGCACGACTGGGCTCGGCGCGGTTGATTCGGTGCGCGACCTCGGGGAGGTGGCGCGATGTTACCGCATGTGGCTACATGTTGATGCCGCGTACGGCGGTAGCGCGTTGATCTGCCCCGAGTTCAAGGACTGCTTTGATGGCATTGAGTTCGCGGACTCTGTGAGCATGAACCCGCACAAATGGTTCctcaccaacatggattgttgttGTCTCTGGGTGGCGAGCCCAGCCGCGCTAACCTGCGCACTGTCTACCAATCCAGAATATCTCAATAATGTCACCGAGAAAAGTGCAACAGAGGTGGTCGACTACAAGGACTGGCAGATGGCACTGTCACGCCCTTTCCGCGCCATGAAGCTGTGGGTGGTCTTGTGCCGCTACGGCGCGGTGGGCATGCGGGCATACATACGGAGGCACGTCGACATGGCCAGGTGGTTTGAGCAGCAGCTGGAGGGCGACGAGAGGTTCGAGGTGGTGGTGCCGAGGAGATTCTCCCTCGTCACCTTCCGCCTCCGCCCAAGGCACAAGGGTGacgatgccgcggaggccttgAGCCGCAAGCTACTCATGGCCATAAACTCTAGTGGCCGGGCCTTCATGACACACTTTATCGTGGATAACAAGTTCGTTATCCGCATGGCTGTGGGCGGGGCCATGACGGAGATGCGCCATGTTCGGGACGCATGGGAGCTTGTCCAGGAGAAGACCAGGGAAGTAGGTATCCCTCTCGGTGTTACTAAGAAACATGCCCTATAGAACATAAATAAACTTTAATTACACTCCGATCCGTATTGCTTGTCAttcaaacagatgtatctagcactgaaataagtttagttatatatatagatatatttatTTGAGTGACAAGTAATATAGATAGGAGGGAGAGAGTAATAGGAACTGATGCAAATACGAAACCAATAAAATATAAATGTCCTATAAAAATACGTAGTAGGAATATCTGGTAATAAATATCTATAAGTGTCCTTGTATAACTGGAAGGAGGATTACTCGATATATATCCGAAATTTATAGATGTATGTGCACAAGTTTGAATCCACGGATTCACATATGTTGTGTAATAAACGTTTCCTTGAGTTGGATGAATTTACTCATGCTTGGGAAATTGTGGAGGAAATTCTCGTAGAGGAAATGGATAAAGATTATTTTACTTGAGTCACCTAAATTTTGATGGCTGGCATGTGAGTCACCTTGTTTCTCGAATAAGTTTGATTTGTTGGGGCGTGTTTGGCTACCTGCGTCATTTTTGGCCTACCTGCATTTGTAGCTGAATAGAGTCTGCTGGAGGCAATAGAGTCTGGTGAAGGCAATACAGGCAAAATGCATGATACTGCACTTAGTGGGCTTGCTTGCATCATTCCCCTATCCCAGTCTAGATTAGAAGAAACACATGCATGGCTGTTTGGTTTACTACCATCGAACTTACCTTACGCCAACGCACTTAAGAAACTTTGTCGGCTGGCGTAGCTATGGACTATGGGTATTGTTGCAcgggccatgcccccccccccccccccccccccccggcggagcTATGTGTATTGTTGCACGGGTTGGGTGTCAAACTGAGAGAAATACATTGTTTGGCCCCTACAGAAACTTATACATCACCATTCCCCCCTCAATTATCCCTTGCTAGCTCCACCACTATCTTTGTCTACTATCGTCGAATAAGAAAATGTACAATACGGAAGTCGTGTGAAATAGCGAGATGAAGCTTCTGGTCAATAGAAATTTCAATGGTCGACCGTGCATGAAAATTATGCCAAAATTCGTTCAAAATAACATGAAAATGTGTGTATAGTTCAGTAGGGAGACGTGAATCAACTCGTCTACGACTGTCGAAAGGGAAAACATAGACCATGAAAGTCATGTGAAGCAACGAGATGAAGCTATTGCTCAAAGAAAATTTCCTATGGTCAACTATGTGCGAAACAATTGCCAAAAATCATCCAAAAAACATGCGCACATGAACTTGTGTATGTACATTCCAGCTGAGAGACGTAGATCGACTCGTCTATGACTGTCAAAACAAAGAATGTAGAACAATCATGTGAAACAGCAAGATGAAGCTAGGAGTCAAAAGAAATTTCGAACGGTCGCCTGTGTGCGAAGAATTTGCCAAAATTCATCTAAAAAGCTCCCAACATGAACACAAAATTAAAAATTTACAGTCTACCAAATTAGGAACTGATCATATGAATAGAACCACAATGCCGAtgtgcatctttttcatgtagagctTATCTCTAATCAAAGCATCGTTGTGTACATTAGAAGGGATTAGATGAAGGTAATTAGGGGATTAGGGGAGGTGAGGAGAACAGAACCCGTGCAAACGTAAGTATAGCCCTGCAGCAATTCACACCACAAAACCAAAGGATCAAGATCCCAGGAACATTATTCAAGATGCATAGAAGGTTAGATCGGATCGTAAGATAACTACTCACAGATGATCATGATCTAGCTATTGCTATGAACCCTAAGGTCCtaaggtaactactcacaatgaTCAAGGAGGCAGGAAGGTTGATGAAGAAACCTCTGGCAATGGATTCCACCACCGGCAGAGTGGCAGAACAAGCCTCCTGATTGGATATCCTTGGAACGAGATCTTACGGCgggaaaaaatcagaaaaaaaatggTATTGAGGTTTCGTAAAATATGGGATTTATAGGCGAAAAGATGGAGCTAAGGTGGTGCACAGGGGGGCCACATTTCCTAGGGGTGCGGGTCCACCGTACCCCTTGTCGTGCCAGGTGCCCGCCTAGGGGGGCTGGTTGCCCTGTCGTCTGCCTCTGATACTTTCTGGACTCTTCTCGATGGCGAAAATCATATTAAATCCCTGTGGTATTTTGACCCTCATAGATATTAAACACGTGGACACCCAAAGACATACAGAAAACACCAACTGACACTTGACACTAAACTAATATGTTGGtccagaaaaataatataaattctCATAAAAAAGTAAACAAAAGTGACATTATAATAGCAtaaaaaaaatttaaaattatagatacTATTGAGACATATCAGTGTACTATTTACCAACATGACTTAAAAAATGTTTC encodes the following:
- the LOC123140709 gene encoding tyrosine decarboxylase 1-like produces the protein MGSVAPEALLPLDPETFAAESREVVDFLDGYYRNVERYPVRSDVEPGRLRALLPKAAPKNGEPMDAILEDVQRHIVPGLTHWQSPNFFAYYPGNASTAGFAGEMLSAGLNVVPFTWAASPAATELEGIVVDWMAKLVGLPERFLFSGGGGGVLHGSTCEAVVCTLAAARHRALSRLGGHEGILRLVVYASDQSHSTFQKGARIVGIPPSNFRVIPTSVASGYGLTGDGVRDAVEADIASGLVPLYLCATVGTTGLGAVDSVRDLGEVARCYRMWLHVDAAYGGSALICPEFKDCFDGIEFADSVSMNPHKWFLTNMDCCCLWVASPAALTCALSTNPEYLNNVTEKSATEVVDYKDWQMALSRPFRAMKLWVVLCRYGAVGMRAYIRRHVDMARWFEQQLEGDERFEVVVPRRFSLVTFRLRPRHKGDDAAEALSRKLLMAINSSGRAFMTHFIVDNKFVIRMAVGGAMTEMRHVRDAWELVQEKTREVGIPLGVTKKHAL